Proteins encoded by one window of Misgurnus anguillicaudatus chromosome 4, ASM2758022v2, whole genome shotgun sequence:
- the LOC129420367 gene encoding uncharacterized protein isoform X1, which translates to METILRTEDDSPKVCLPLTNTEGGITKRGVDRLEVSVWSDSFSDLIIYQSRDSSHFADVKFMETSLLRTEDDSPKVCLPLTNTEGGKSREAHGQDTSVLSELFSDLKNIQGWDLLFSADHMSMEPFTTHAEPKACLSDILTDGDIFERRGVDGPEVDGCSDRFLDLTIHQSQDSSLPEYSLSPKVCLSLTDIEVDIGVNELEVDICSDSFPDPIDIVSRDLSLTPGNRPMDVSHTVDDSPEEQNGAGRKMAGIRGFFKGTCKAVKRLFLPSRSTEVEPIVPSLQPDKPRSDGGLSVPVVSGLEQSSGSHSLEDRPDACPVDEENAAEVCSVPDQTLNTDSDFHRKAHVLDTSDIMSASSVHNADEGVLQRNGAESLTEQMLAVLDSFLKSDIQSIKVEETSSDDIDMNTVVKRHLVSDTVLSNEPNETSNGIKPNVCLPLTDTEVDIGVNGLEVDIFSDSFPDPIDICSRDLSLTPVNMPMDVSHTVDDSPEEQNGAGRKKAGIRGFFKGTRKAVKRLFLPSRSTEVEPIVPSLQPDKPRSDGGLSVPVVSGLEQSSGSHSLEDRPGACPVDEENAADVCSVPDQTATGIRGFFRRTWLATKQTFSCLSSNTMERSPSYQKLFKPTDGDVQSYYKLGDILGKGGFGMVRRATRISDGQEVAVKFMSKLEDTRTLSIPGHRKRLLTEVALLLKMSEAPLSPNAIRMYEWFDDPKDVIVIMEYPKPCKSLLDFVIEHSSPLSEDTARVLMRQAVQGVIDCIDHGVFHNDIHLGNMLVNTSTLELKLIDFGCGQLFSPAGYKTKKYRGVPSYCPPEVLSNSRYHAIPTNVWCLGLVLYKMVNGCIWMPYVQSEEVQFWNTSLSEACRSIIRQCVALDPAERPTLQQILSHSWFNPE; encoded by the exons ATGGAGACGATTTTACGCACTGAGGACGACAGTCCAAAAG TGTGTTTGCCCCTCACTAACACCGAGGGTGGCATTACTAAGAGAGGCGTTGACAGGCTTGAAGTCAGCGTTTGGAGTGACAGTTTCTCTGATCTGATCATCTATCAGTCACGGGATTCGTCGCACTTCGCAGACGTAAAGTTCATGGAGACGTCACTTTTACGCACTGAGGACGACAGTCCAAAAG TGTGTTTGCCCCTCACCAACACCGAGGGTGGCAAGAGTAGAGAAGCCCATGGACAGGACACCAGCGTTTTGAGTGAACTTTTCTCTGATCTGAAAAACATCCAGGGATGGGATTTGTTGTTCTCCGCTGACCACATGTCCATGGAGCCTTTTACTACACATGCTGAGCCAAAAG CATGTTTGTCCGACATCCTCACCGATGGTGACATCTTTGAGAGGAGAGGAGTCGATGGACCAGAAGTTGACGGTTGTAGTGACCGATTCCTTGATTTGACTATCCATCAGTCACAGGATTCGTCACTCCCTGAGTACTCTCTGAGTCCAAAAG TATGTTTGTCCCTCACTGACATCGAGGTTGACATTGGAGTAAATGAATTGGAAGTTGACATTTGTAGTGACAGTTTCCCTGATCCGATTGACATCGTTTCACGGGATTTGTCACTCACTCCTGGTAACAGGCCAATGGATGTGTCACACACTGTGGACGACAGCCCAGAAG AACAAAATGGCGCAGGGAGAAAGATGGCAGGAATCCGTGGGTTCTTTAAGGGAACTTGTAAGGCTGTGAAACGTCTCTTTCTCCCCAGCCGCAGTACTGAAGTGGAGCCTATTGTTCCCTCACTGCAGCCGGACAAACCTCGATCTGATGGAGGGCTGTCTGTCCCAGTTGTGTCCGGTCTCGAGCAAAGTTCAGGTTCCCACTCGCTCGAGGATAGACCTGATGCGTGTCCGGTTGATGAGGAAAATGCAGCCGAAGTTTGCTCAGTGCCCGATCAAACTTTAAACACGGATTCAGATTTTCATAGAAAAGCGCATGTATTGGATACATCGGACATAATGTCTGCGTCCTCTGTGCACAATGCTGATGAAGGTGTCCTTCAGAGGAATGGCGCTGAATCACTGACAGAACAAATGCTAGCAGTGCTAGACTCTTTTCTGAAATCTGATATACAGTCTATAAAGGTGGAGGAAACTTCATCAGATGATATAGACATGAACACTGTGGTAAAGAGACACCTGGTATCTGACACTGTGTTGTCAAATGAACCTAATGAAACCTCTAATGGGATCAAACCAAATG TATGTTTGCCCCTCACTGACACAGAGGTTGACATTGGAGTCAATGGATTGGAAGTTGACATTTTTAGTGACAGTTTCCCTGATCCGATTGACATCTGTTCACGGGATTTGTCACTCACTCCTGTTAACATGCCAATGGATGTGTCACACACTGTGGACGACAGCCCAGAAG AACAAAATGGCGCAGGGAGAAAGAAGGCAGGAATCCGTGGGTTCTTTAAGGGAACTCGTAAGGCTGTGAAACGTCTCTTTCTCCCCAGCCGCAGTACTGAAGTGGAGCCTATTGTTCCCTCACTGCAGCCGGACAAACCTCGATCTGATGGAGGGCTGTCTGTCCCAGTTGTGTCCGGTCTCGAGCAAAGTTCAGGTTCCCACTCGCTCGAGGATAGACCTGGCGCGTGTCCGGTTGATGAGGAAAATGCAGCCGACGTTTGCTCAGTGCCCGATCAAACGGCGACAGGAATCCGTGGGTTCTTTAGGAGAACCTGGTTGGCTACAAAGCAAACCTTCTCCTGCCTAAGCAGCAATACAATGGAAAGATCTCCATCTTATCAAAAACTGTTTAAGCCCACTGATG GAGACGTTCAGTCTTACTATAAATTGGGTGATATCCTGGGAAAAGGAGGATTTGGGATGGTCCGTCGGGCAACCCGTATTTCTGATGGTCAAGAG GTCGCCGTCAAATTCATGTCCAAGTTGGAAGATACGCGTACGCTTTCGATT CCTGGACATCGCAAACGTCTACTTACCGAGGTGGCTCTGTTACTTAAGATGAGCGAAGCTCCCTTAAGCCCAAATGCCATCAGAATGTACGAGTGGTTCGATGATCCCAAGGATGTGATCGTGATTATGGAGTACCCTAAGCCCTGCAAAAGCTTGTTGGATTTTGTCATAGAACACTCATCTCCACTGAGTGAAGACACAGCACGTGTTTTAATGCGTCAAGCAGTACAGGGGGTAATCGACTGCATTGATCACGGCGTCTTTCACAATGACATCCATCTAGGCAACATGCTGGTCAACACGAGCACATTAGAGCTCAAGTTGATTGACTTCGGTTGTGGTCAGCTGTTCTCTCCTGCCGGCTACAAGACCAAAAAGTATCGAG GAGTACCAAGTTACTGCCCACCCGAGGTCTTATCCAACTCCAGATATCACGCCATCCCTACAAACGTCTGGTGTTTAGGTTTGGTTCTGTATAAAATGGTCAATGGGTGTATATGGATGCCATATGTTCAATCAGAGGAAGTCCAATTTTGGAATACCAGCTTATCGGAAG CGTGTCGTAGCATTATTAGACAGTGTGTAGCCCTTGATCCAGCTGAACGGCCCACATTACAGCAGATCTTGAGCCACAGCTGGTTTAATCCAGAATGA
- the LOC129420367 gene encoding uncharacterized protein isoform X2, translating into METILRTEDDSPKVCLPLTNTEGGITKRGVDRLEVSVWSDSFSDLIIYQSRDSSHFADVKFMETSLLRTEDDSPKVCLPLTNTEGGKSREAHGQDTSVLSELFSDLKNIQGWDLLFSADHMSMEPFTTHAEPKACLSDILTDGDIFERRGVDGPEVDGCSDRFLDLTIHQSQDSSLPEYSLSPKVCLSLTDIEVDIGVNELEVDICSDSFPDPIDIVSRDLSLTPGNRPMDVSHTVDDSPEEQNGAGRKMAGIRGFFKGTCKAVKRLFLPSRSTEVEPIVPSLQPDKPRSDGGLSVPVVSGLEQSSGSHSLEDRPDACPVDEENAAEVCSVPDQTLNTDSDFHRKAHVLDTSDIMSASSVHNADEGVLQRNGAESLTEQMLAVLDSFLKSDIQSIKVEETSSDDIDMNTVVKRHLVSDTVLSNEPNETSNGIKPNVCLPLTDTEVDIGVNGLEVDIFSDSFPDPIDICSRDLSLTPVNMPMDVSHTVDDSPEEQNGAGRKKAGIRGFFKGTRKAVKRLFLPSRSTEVEPIVPSLQPDKPRSDGGLSVPVVSGLEQSSGSHSLEDRPGACPVDEENAADVCSVPDQTATGIRGFFRRTWLATKQTFSCLSSNTMERSPSYQKLFKPTDGDVQSYYKLGDILGKGGFGMVRRATRISDGQEVAVKFMSKLEDTRTLSIPGHRKRLLTEVALLLKMSEAPLSPNAIRMYEWFDDPKDVIVIMEYPKPCKSLLDFVIEHSSPLSEDTARVLMRQAVQGVIDCIDHGVFHNDIHLGNMLVNTSTLELKLIDFGCGQLFSPAGYKTKKYRGVPSYCPPEVLSNSRYHAIPTNVWCLGLVLYKMVNGCIWMPYVQSEEVQFWNTSLSEGYT; encoded by the exons ATGGAGACGATTTTACGCACTGAGGACGACAGTCCAAAAG TGTGTTTGCCCCTCACTAACACCGAGGGTGGCATTACTAAGAGAGGCGTTGACAGGCTTGAAGTCAGCGTTTGGAGTGACAGTTTCTCTGATCTGATCATCTATCAGTCACGGGATTCGTCGCACTTCGCAGACGTAAAGTTCATGGAGACGTCACTTTTACGCACTGAGGACGACAGTCCAAAAG TGTGTTTGCCCCTCACCAACACCGAGGGTGGCAAGAGTAGAGAAGCCCATGGACAGGACACCAGCGTTTTGAGTGAACTTTTCTCTGATCTGAAAAACATCCAGGGATGGGATTTGTTGTTCTCCGCTGACCACATGTCCATGGAGCCTTTTACTACACATGCTGAGCCAAAAG CATGTTTGTCCGACATCCTCACCGATGGTGACATCTTTGAGAGGAGAGGAGTCGATGGACCAGAAGTTGACGGTTGTAGTGACCGATTCCTTGATTTGACTATCCATCAGTCACAGGATTCGTCACTCCCTGAGTACTCTCTGAGTCCAAAAG TATGTTTGTCCCTCACTGACATCGAGGTTGACATTGGAGTAAATGAATTGGAAGTTGACATTTGTAGTGACAGTTTCCCTGATCCGATTGACATCGTTTCACGGGATTTGTCACTCACTCCTGGTAACAGGCCAATGGATGTGTCACACACTGTGGACGACAGCCCAGAAG AACAAAATGGCGCAGGGAGAAAGATGGCAGGAATCCGTGGGTTCTTTAAGGGAACTTGTAAGGCTGTGAAACGTCTCTTTCTCCCCAGCCGCAGTACTGAAGTGGAGCCTATTGTTCCCTCACTGCAGCCGGACAAACCTCGATCTGATGGAGGGCTGTCTGTCCCAGTTGTGTCCGGTCTCGAGCAAAGTTCAGGTTCCCACTCGCTCGAGGATAGACCTGATGCGTGTCCGGTTGATGAGGAAAATGCAGCCGAAGTTTGCTCAGTGCCCGATCAAACTTTAAACACGGATTCAGATTTTCATAGAAAAGCGCATGTATTGGATACATCGGACATAATGTCTGCGTCCTCTGTGCACAATGCTGATGAAGGTGTCCTTCAGAGGAATGGCGCTGAATCACTGACAGAACAAATGCTAGCAGTGCTAGACTCTTTTCTGAAATCTGATATACAGTCTATAAAGGTGGAGGAAACTTCATCAGATGATATAGACATGAACACTGTGGTAAAGAGACACCTGGTATCTGACACTGTGTTGTCAAATGAACCTAATGAAACCTCTAATGGGATCAAACCAAATG TATGTTTGCCCCTCACTGACACAGAGGTTGACATTGGAGTCAATGGATTGGAAGTTGACATTTTTAGTGACAGTTTCCCTGATCCGATTGACATCTGTTCACGGGATTTGTCACTCACTCCTGTTAACATGCCAATGGATGTGTCACACACTGTGGACGACAGCCCAGAAG AACAAAATGGCGCAGGGAGAAAGAAGGCAGGAATCCGTGGGTTCTTTAAGGGAACTCGTAAGGCTGTGAAACGTCTCTTTCTCCCCAGCCGCAGTACTGAAGTGGAGCCTATTGTTCCCTCACTGCAGCCGGACAAACCTCGATCTGATGGAGGGCTGTCTGTCCCAGTTGTGTCCGGTCTCGAGCAAAGTTCAGGTTCCCACTCGCTCGAGGATAGACCTGGCGCGTGTCCGGTTGATGAGGAAAATGCAGCCGACGTTTGCTCAGTGCCCGATCAAACGGCGACAGGAATCCGTGGGTTCTTTAGGAGAACCTGGTTGGCTACAAAGCAAACCTTCTCCTGCCTAAGCAGCAATACAATGGAAAGATCTCCATCTTATCAAAAACTGTTTAAGCCCACTGATG GAGACGTTCAGTCTTACTATAAATTGGGTGATATCCTGGGAAAAGGAGGATTTGGGATGGTCCGTCGGGCAACCCGTATTTCTGATGGTCAAGAG GTCGCCGTCAAATTCATGTCCAAGTTGGAAGATACGCGTACGCTTTCGATT CCTGGACATCGCAAACGTCTACTTACCGAGGTGGCTCTGTTACTTAAGATGAGCGAAGCTCCCTTAAGCCCAAATGCCATCAGAATGTACGAGTGGTTCGATGATCCCAAGGATGTGATCGTGATTATGGAGTACCCTAAGCCCTGCAAAAGCTTGTTGGATTTTGTCATAGAACACTCATCTCCACTGAGTGAAGACACAGCACGTGTTTTAATGCGTCAAGCAGTACAGGGGGTAATCGACTGCATTGATCACGGCGTCTTTCACAATGACATCCATCTAGGCAACATGCTGGTCAACACGAGCACATTAGAGCTCAAGTTGATTGACTTCGGTTGTGGTCAGCTGTTCTCTCCTGCCGGCTACAAGACCAAAAAGTATCGAG GAGTACCAAGTTACTGCCCACCCGAGGTCTTATCCAACTCCAGATATCACGCCATCCCTACAAACGTCTGGTGTTTAGGTTTGGTTCTGTATAAAATGGTCAATGGGTGTATATGGATGCCATATGTTCAATCAGAGGAAGTCCAATTTTGGAATACCAGCTTATCGGAAG GCTACACGTAA